The following are encoded together in the Euwallacea fornicatus isolate EFF26 chromosome 29, ASM4011564v1, whole genome shotgun sequence genome:
- the Set1 gene encoding histone-lysine N-methyltransferase SETD1 yields MNGMDHRSHSHSQQTGPVQGKPKNYKLLVDPFLVKGASKLYRYDGLVPNDNSYPPVSLRDPRSHLTRIWTRLEALDVPVPRFKIDQNYVGDPPSIEVTIFQLNDNIDKQFLKDIVQKFGVIEELFIYYHPITNKHLGIGRVVYEEVKSAKQCVEKLNNTSVMGKILEVFLDPFGQKCKETFENLTTSKKPPPPVVEEPLKETSEKLKDDDDRLPYDPGEDNLDERLKYKSKDKEERYHSRLSDDYGEEYSRGSKKDRDRDRDRDRDRYDRERDRYSTSRSYREYSTPASADVGYANTPSEYSASFGSTGNTPIPFEFHPMAVNASIPAAPASYTFATPSPYHAHMAPPPSPWPIAQPQWPTADQWDGAFGSQPKWPGSDSSSTSSTRREKDKERERDRPKERERDKDKDRDRDRKSKHHRSKRDRDREREEPKKEKEKVEEDKPLDLDTRIALLLKDKGGGGMAPPFLTMSVDSDEDSATAKDGGLPDKMPADLLKLPKALALPTSLDSDDDRSSVSLSDMPINPMAPSVTEEKPTEELPLTTPPSPFLSHEVYLEWHQFALEQTVIAKQKEALETTALLKKVQEQIKLGSDISSSEDELLTGEKNYSPIDRRDLKNEFKFDKDDDRMSMSSLSSTEDAKIEETNPDPPSHPPPPQPPLPTGSGYPQPMPGIPPGVYPGYSSYAALFGRFPRYPGTAPSFAYPPPQGPQLAFAPDWQAFPYGPSPHPPSYPYGSAYYPSLHPAVAAAAPYGFPYQQVPGATIPDGTGRKIGGKEIPHASTINGVVAKVTHELKNILKRDFNKKMVELTAYKKFEIWWEEESHKFNQTKGKEDVEKATLTKDNINALLDQSNDLYSYDSVGLGLRASLPKMPSFRRKKIPSPIPAEDEESKDLSDQEEIVRDDEAEDSDSRKLDLGRGRTISTSYSSSSSSSGFSSDDESSSSEEVSSDESDREVKQINRSDCSSKKDDTGISSNELPAFEPLDDGIAERNKTPIPMQVDTDSQDIFGLSDSKSEKSPEKSLPPMPKNSFHSLYDSDSDDLSDTERILLERRRKNDEWMEQIEKEKQAKQDEEGKRRLLLEEEDKRKRQEEQQRIDEAKRKKREREEQRLQEKERKEAEKRQKVKERRDKRRIKEAEAKAKLTSQSSPRVPEVMGEIDDDDEETKSAIEEKTLEELEAERDALLRQVRNPEPPSDDQIDIDNMELSERLKMSRNSKKLQEVNGTTKFQRQMSDESGESSPSSQVAIEHSYCLSLPESKENDVQSELRHYTDTLAHDHGYTNKAVPEPEVVVPVKPKKEIRPKQPKPRKKKIQEMQTMDYRDDVRDERYNAHKNVFHGARSEKEEFDVLYDFLREGIDKEDIEYIKQAYEEFLGHPTYGYWFNESHWVDHVATASHPSPPKKSKRDERTHSTGCARTEGYYKMSAHEKSRYKYHHAKAHAIHMSTILPNKQGASREARSNQRRLLTAFGGATDSDLLKFNQLKFRKKQLKFAKSAIHDWGLFAMEPIAADEMVIEYVGQMVRPSNADHREIKYAATGIGSSYLFRIDFENIIDATKCGNLARFINHSCNPNCYAKVITIDNRKKIVIYSKQPIGVNEEITYDYKFPIEDNKITCLCGATTCRGTLN; encoded by the exons ATGAATGGGATGGATCATCGATCACATTCACATAGTCAACAAACTGGTCCTGTCCAGGGCAAACCAAAAAACTATAAACTACTTGTAGATCCTTTTCTGGTAAAAGGTGCCTCAAAGCTTTACAGATATGATGGATTAGTTCCCAATGATAACTCCTATCCTCCTGTAAGTTTACGAGATCCTCGGTCACACTTGACCAGGATATGGACTCGACTGGAAGCTCTAGATGTGCCTGTACCTCG gtttaaaattgatcaaaattaTGTAGGAGATCCTCCCTCCATTGAAGtaacaatatttcaattgaATGATAATATTgacaaacagtttttgaaagaCATAGTTCAAAAATTTGGAGTCATTGAAGAATTGTTTATATATTACCACCCTAtcacaaataaacatttag gTATAGGCAGAGTTGTTTATGAAGAAGTCAAATCGGCCAAACAATGCGTGGAAAAACTGAACAATACCAGTGTAATGGGCAAAATTTTGGAGGTGTTTTTAGATCCGTTTGGACAAAAGTGTAAAGAAACGTTTGAAAATCTTACCACTTCAAAAAAGCCACCTCCTCCTGTAGTTGAGGAACCACTAAAAGAAACATCTGAAAAACTCAAAGATGATGATGATAG ATTGCCTTATGATCCAGGAGAAGATAACCTTGATGAGCGATTAAAGTACAAATCAAAGGATAAAGAAGAAAGGTATCATTCTCGGTTGTCAGACGATTATGGAGAGGAATATTCGCGGGGCTCAAAAAAGGATCGAGACAGGGATAGGGATAGAGATCGGGATCGCTATGATAGAGAGAGGGATCGATACAGCACTTCTAGAAGTTATAg AGAATATTCCACGCCCGCTAGTGCGGATGTGGGATACGCAAACACACCCAGCGAATATTCCGCTAGCTTTGGGTCCACTGGCAACACACCAATACC ATTTGAATTCCATCCAATGGCAGTCAACGCTTCAATTCCTGCTGCGCCGGCCTCGTATACTTTTGCGACACCAAGCCCCTATCACGCACATATGGCCCCTCCCCCATCCCCCTGGCCAATTGCTCAGCCGCAATGGCCAACAGCGGACCAGTGGGATGGTGCTTTTGGTAGTCAGCCCAAATGGCCTGGAAGCGATAGCAGCAGTACTAGTAGTACTAGGAGAGAGAAAGACAAAGAAAG agAACGGGATAGACCTAAAGAGCGTGAACGTGATAAAGATAAGGATAGAGATCGGGACAGGAAAAGCAAACATCACCGTAGTAAGAGGGACAGGGATCGGGAGAGGGAAGAGccgaaaaaggaaaaagaaaaa GTTGAAGAGGACAAACCGCTAGATCTAGACACAAGAATCGCTTTGTTATTGAAGGATAAGGGTGGTGGTGGCATGGCTCCGCCATTTTTAACAATGAGTGTTGATTCTGACGAGGATAGCGCCACTGCTAAAGACGGTGGCTTGCCAGATAAAATGCCCGCAGATCTCTTGAAATTACCGAAAGCATTAGCCTTGCCCACGTCTTTAGATAGTGATGATG atCGATCTAGTGTATCTTTGAGTGACATGCCAATTAACCCTATGGCGCCGTCGGTGACTGAAGAAAAACCAACGGAGGAACTGCCTCTAACAACGCCTCCATCGCCATTTCTGTCACATGAAGTGTATTTGGAATGGCATCAATTTGCACTCGAACAG ACTGTGATTGCTAAACAAAAAGAAGCCCTCGAAACGACAGCTCTTCTGAAAAAAGTGCAAGAACAGATTAAACTTGGCAGCGATATTTCGTCCAGCGAAGACGAGTTGCTAACCGGGGAAAAGAATTACAGTCCAATTGACAGAAGGGATTTGAAGAATGAATTCAAGTTTGATAAGGACGATGACAGGATGAGCATGTCTAGCTTGAGTAGTACCGAAGATGCTAAAATTGaagaa acaaATCCTGATCCACCATCTCATCCTCCCCCACCACAACCACCATTGCCGACGGGTAGCGGCTATCCGCAGCCCATGCCAGGAATACCCCCTGGGGTGTACCCAGGGTATTCATCCTATGCTG CTTTATTTGGACGATTTCCTC gTTACCCAGGAACAGCCCCTAGTTTTGCTTATCCACCTCCACAAGGCCCTCAATTGGCGTTTGCTCCCGATTGGCAAGCCTTCCCATATGGACCCTCCCCACATCCACCATCTTATCCCTATGGATCGGCATACTATCCCTCTTTGCATCCAGCTGTGGCAGCAGCCGCTCCGTATGGTTTTCCATATCAACAAGTTCCTGGAGCCACCATACCGGATGGGACAGGAAGGAAAATTGGAGGAAAGGAAATACCTCATGCGTCCACCATTAACGGGGTTGTGGCAAAAGTTACTCACGAGCTGAAGAACATTTTGAAACgagatttcaacaaaaaaatggtGGAGTTGACGGCATATAAGAAGTTCGAAATATG gTGGGAAGAGGAATCTCACAAATTCAACCAAACCAAGGGAAAAGAAGATGTAGAAAAAGCGACTTTGACAAAGGATAATATTAACGCGTTGTTGGACCAAAGCAACGATCTTTACAGCTATGATAGTGTTG GTTTGGGGCTTCGTGCATCTTTACCAAAAATGCCCAGCTTCCGACGAAAGAAAATTCCTTCTCCCATCCCAGCCGAAGACGAGGAATCGAAAGACCTGTCAGACCAAGAGGAAATCGTCCGTGATGATGAAGCTGAAGATTCAGATTCAAGGAAACTTGATCTCGGTCGAGGAAGAACGATAAGTACTTCTTACAGTAGTTCAAGTTCAAGTTCTGGCTTCAGTTCAGACGATGAAAGCAGTTCAAGTGAAGAAGTTAGTTCAGATGAGTCGGACCGAGAAGTTAAGCAAATCAATAGGAGTGATTGTTCGTCGAAAAAAGACGACACTGGAATTTCAAGTAATGAATTGCCTGCTTTTGAGCCTCTAGATGATGGGATTGCGGAGAGGAACAAAACACCAATTCCAATGCAG GTCGACACAGACTCTCAAGATATCTTCGGCTTATCTGACTCCAAATCTGAGAAATCCCCTGAAAAAAGTCTTCCGCCCATGcctaaaaatagttttcatagTCTCTATGACAGTGATAGTGATGATCTCAGTGACACGGAGCGAATATTATTGGAGAGAAGACGGAAAAATGACGAATGGAtggaacaaattgaaaaagagAAACAAGCTAAACAAGATGAGGAAGGAAAAAGGCGATTGCTGTTGGAAGAAGAAGATAAAAGGAAACGGCAAGAGGAGCAGCAACGTATAGACGAGGCAAAGAGAAAGAAACGCGAAAGAGAGGAACAAAGGCTGCaagagaaagaaagaaaagaagCCGAAAAGCGACAGAAAGTTAAGGAAAGGCGTGATAAAAGAAGGATTAAGGAAGCCGAAGCCAAAGCTAAGTTGACGTCACAGTCATCGCCTAGAGTTCCTGAAGTTATGGGGGAAATTGATGACGATGATGAAG AAACAAAGAGCGCAATCGAAGAAAAAACTTTGGAAGAACTGGAGGCGGAGAGAGATGCTCTTTTACGGCAGGTTCGAAATCCTGAGCCACCCTCTGACGATCAAATTGATATCGACAATATGGAATTATCAGAAAGGTTGAAG ATGTCGAGAAACAGTAAAAAACTTCAAGAAGTTAATGGTACCACAAAGTTCCAGCGGCAGATGTCAGATGAATCTGGCGAAAGTAGCCCGTCCAGTCAG GTGGCTATAGAACATTCTTATTGCCTATCGTTGCCGGAAAGCAAAGAAAATGATGTCCAAAGCGAGCTACGTCATTATACCGATACTTTAGCTCATGACCATGGTTATACTAATAAGGCAGTTCCCGAGCCGGAAGTAGTAGTACCAGTCAAACCCAAAAAA GAAATACGGCCGAAACAACCTAAACcaagaaagaagaaaatacAGGAGATGCAAACTATGGATTATCGAGACGACGTGAGAGATGAAAGATATAATGCTCACAAGAATGTCTTCCACGGAGCACGAAGTGAGAAGGAGGAGTTTGACGTTCTCTATGATTTTCTTCGAGAGG GAATTGATAAAGAAGATATCGAATATATTAAACAGGCATACGAAGaatttttgggacatcctACCTACGGCTATTGGTTTAATGAAAGCCATTGGGTTGATCACGTCGCTACTGCTTCACATCCCAGTCCACCGAAAAAGAGTAAACGAGACGAGAGAACTCATTCCACTG ggtgtgccaGAACTGAAGGATACTACAAGATGTCCGCGCATGAAAAATCTAGATACAAATACCATCATGCCAAGGCACATGCTATTCATATGTCTACTATCCTACCTAATAAACAAG GTGCATCCAGAGAAGCCAGATCTAATCAGCGCCGGCTTCTTACTGCTTTCGGTGGCGCAACTGACTCTGACTTACTGAAATTCAATCAGCTGAAATTCAGAAAGAAACAGCTCAAATTCGCCAAATCGGCCATTCACGATTGGGGTCTTTTCGCTATGGAACCGATCGCTGCTGatgaaatg GTTATCGAGTACGTGGGTCAAATGGTTAGACCAAGTAATGCTGATCACAGGGAGATCAAATATGCAGCCACAGGAATTGGTAGTTCATATTTGTTCAGgatcgattttgaaaatattattgatgCTACGAAGTGTGGGAATTTGGCAAGATTTATCAATCATAGCTGCAAC cCCAATTGCTACGCAAAAGTGATCACCATAGATAACCGAAAGAAAATtgtgatatattcaaaacaacCTATAGGTGTAAACGAGGAAATTACGTATGATTACAAATTTCCAATTGAAGATAATAAGATTACATGTCTGTGTGGTGCAACTACTTGTCGCGGAACATtgaattaa
- the LOC136347480 gene encoding uridine diphosphate glucose pyrophosphatase NUDT14-like: MEDISNVFITDYIPTIYTTPASLKYMQASKPKSADVFLERNGVVIILYNKTKDVLVLVKQFRPSVYFQLIPEAERVKLGTAIEVSKFNPEEAITLEFCAGLEDKNIPSEVVAQEEILEECGYKVPVESLEKVFKYCNLSETTGAQTTLFYCEVTEDQRISEGGGSAVEHEIVNVIEMKVEDVLKYVSQSYVCSPANFLFALNWFLYHKYNKITE, from the coding sequence ATGGAGGACATATCTAATGTCTTTATTACAGACTATATTCCTACCATTTATACTACGCCAGCCTCTCTAAAATACATGCAGGCCAGCAAACCAAAAAGTGCAGATGTCTTTTTAGAAAGAAATGGAGTTGTTATAATATTATACAATAAAACTAAAGATGTACTAGTCCTAGTGAAACAATTCAGACCTTCGGTATATTTCCAATTAATTCCCGAAGCTGAAAGAGTCAAGTTGGGAACCGCTATTGAAGTCAGTAAATTCAACCCAGAAGAAGCAATTACCCTGGAGTTTTGTGCAGGTCTGGaagataaaaatattccatcTGAGGTAGTGGCCCAGGAAGAAATTCTTGAAGAATGTGGGTATAAAGTTCCTGTTGAGAGTCTAGAGAAGGTGTTCAAATATTGCAATCTATCTGAGACAACTGGTGCACAAACTACTCTGTTTTACTGTGAAGTCACTGAAGATCAGCGAATAAGTGAAGGAGGAGGAAGTGCTGTTGAACATGAAATTGTTAATGTTATTGAAATGAAAGTTGAGGATGTGCTTAAATATGTTAGCCAAAGCTATGTTTGTTCACCTGCTAATTTTCTGTTTGCTTTGAATTGGTTTTTGTACCATAAATACAACAAGATTACTGAAtga
- the LOC136347672 gene encoding uncharacterized protein → MNLCNIFIIFFVFSCILFVNYALGFSSCKTPTLNYGRIRSRQRGRAVKFLCSPGYQLAGERTAFCKNGTWDVPIPKCVRGSCTKRDSPPQNGLILPTYNGGVLNFYCQQGFELNGPAAIFCDGFNWDNHRPSCIRANTKLKLFCDFEDPDLCHWTHDLNHDMDWVRDSYKTPTGYSMPTGPSFDHTKGNGSNGHYMYLESSSRRINDTARLISPMYDKMDGNICLEFWYHMYGRTTGTLRAYLRRISDPWPVIPKNAIFSKSGDQGNMWYREFIDLGPTNSSFQIIMEGVRGNGYVSDIAIDDIKIIPNCVPEEHLQSTTEHIPWVSDILATVETCENRCGQKASGSESSQIISCDCDDFCYEASKCCPDYIDTCISRLFTTENTSLTDDYTSTTENLAITIYSRTSTYKPLKRLPNPTSTSTQRPSLHTMPTLIILQPPTTPEVLQKKVPAAKNVSKIIFVKPKMSNTLKPFNDDAEVPMVHENDDELLLTSPLPIEENSNDINDETMQEKENYVEKVINGKDYPFKIVHSSSDPVGEIKTEFSEMQEDHSNINMALIAIATVCGIVLAGFMAVVVWGKLRVWRYRNRRITSGQGDSQSDVRFLTADEVLDFTLDKDYEDL, encoded by the exons ATGAATTTgtgtaacatttttattattttttttgtgttttcgtGTATTTTGTTTGTTAACTACGCATTAGGATTTTCAT CTTGCAAAACTCCAACTTTAAACTATGGTAGAATTAGATCAAGGCAAAGAGGCCGGGCGGTAAAATTTCTTTGCAGTCCTGGCTATCAGTTGGCAGGGGAGAGAACGGCATTCTGTAAAAATGGTACATGGGACGTTCCAATTCCGAAATGTGTTC GAGGATCGTGCACCAAGAGAGATTCACCTCCTCAGAATGGATTGATTTTGCCCACATATAACGGAGGAGTGCTAAATTTCTATTGCCAACAGggttttgaattaaatggtCCTGCGGCTATTTTCTGTGATGGTTTCAACTGGGACAATCATAGACCTTCATGTATTC gagcAAACACAAAGCTAAAGCTTTTTTGCGATTTCGAAGACCCCGATCTTTGCCACTGGACTCACGACTTAAATCATGACATGGATTGGGTGCGAGACAGCTATAAGACCCCCACCGGCTACTCAATGCCTACAGGACCTAGTTTTGATCACACTAAAGGGAACGGATCAAATG gtcACTACATGTATCTGGAATCTTCGTCCAGGAGAATTAATGATACTGCAAGATTAATTTCTCCCATGTACGACAAGATGGACGGAAATATCTGTTTAGAGTTTTGGTATCATATGTATGGAAGAACTACAG GCACTCTGAGAGCGTATTTGAGGAGAATCAGCGATCCGTGGCCGGTAATCCCGAAAAACGCAATTTTCTCTAAAAGTGGCGATCAGGGTAACATGTGGTATAGAGAATTCATAGATTTGGGCCCaacaaattcaagttttcAG ATTATAATGGAGGGGGTGCGGGGAAATGGCTATGTGAGCGATATTGCAATTGacgatattaaaattatcccGAACTGCGTCCCTGAGGAACATCTTCAGTCTACCAC TGAACACATTCCCTGGGTTTCTGATATTCTAGCAACAGTAGAAACTTGCGAAAATCGCTGTGGACAAAAGGCTTCAGGAAGTGAAAGTTCACAGATTATTTCCTGCGATTGTGACGATTTTTGTTATGAAGCCAGTAAATGTTGTCCAGATTATATCGATACTTGTATTTCGC gattatttaCAACTGAGAATACCAGTCTCACGGACGATTATACCAGCACGACCGAAAACTTAGCAATTACAATATACTCTCGGACCTCCACATACAAGCCACTAAAAAGACTTCCTAATCCCACCTCGACTTCAACGCAAAGACCATCACTTCACACCATGCCAACATTGATCATCCTTCAGCCTCCAACAACTCCAGAAGTCTTGCAGAAAAAAGTTCCTGCTGCCAaaaacgtttcgaaaataatctTCGTAAAGCCCAAAATGTCAAATACCCTCAAACCATTCAATGACGACGCAGAAGTTCCTATGGTGCACGAAAATGACGATGAACTGTTATTGACATCTCCTCTACCAATCGAAGAAAACAGTAATGATATTAACGATGAAACTATGCAGGAGAAAGAAAACTATGTGGAAAAAGTGATAAATGGAAAGGATTATCCCTTCAAGATCGTTCATTCAAGCTCGGATCCCGTTGGAGAAATTAAAACCGAATTTAGCGAGATGCAAGAAGACCATTCAAATATTAACATGGCGTTAATTGCCATAGCTACTGTATGTGGGATAGTTTTAGCAGGTTTCATGGCTGTTGTGGTTTGGGGCAAGTTGCGAGTATGGCGATATAGGAACCGCAGAATTACCTCCGGACAAGGAGATAGTCAAAGTGACGTAAGATTTTTAACAGCCGATGAAGTACTGGACTTTACATTAGATAAAGACTACGAAGATTTATGA